In Cololabis saira isolate AMF1-May2022 chromosome 1, fColSai1.1, whole genome shotgun sequence, the following proteins share a genomic window:
- the pgm2 gene encoding phosphoglucomutase-2 produces MEKAFTPTGDATLDQALQLWLQYDQNPKTVSMVQELAKKGAVETLRKCFSSRMEFGTAGLRAAMGPGISCMNDLTIIQTTQGFCRYLEQSLGNLKERGVVIGYDARAHPPSGGSSKRFASLAAAVFISRGVPVHLFSDITPTPFVPFTVSHLGLCAGIMVTASHNPKQDNGYKVYWENGAQIVSPHDKGIAKAIEENLEPWPESWDTEKALKSPLLKDPYQDIHTEYFKAIQKLCHHRDINKSSEVKIVHTSVHGVGHTFVQSAFKAFDLHPPHAVEEQKDPDPEFPTVKYPNPEEGEGVLTLSFALAEREGATVVLANDPDADRLAVAEKQESGRWRVFSGNELGALLGWWLFSSWKQDNPDVAAVKNIYMLSSTVSSKILRAIALKEGFHFEETLTGFKWMGNRARDLLDQGKTVLFAFEEAIGYMCCDSVLDKDGVSAAAIAGEMVSYIATKNKSLSQQLTSIYGEYGYHISKNSYFICHDQVVIRSLFERLRSRGGKKDSYPTECGRFSISGVRDLTTGYDDSQPGNKAVLPTSSSSQMITFTFSNGGVATMRTSGTEPKIKYYTELCAAPGNSDVTHLKKELDDLVDAIIENFFEPEKNKLQPKPE; encoded by the exons aaCCCCAAAACCGTGTCAATGGTGCAGGAGCTGGCGAAGAAGGGGGCGGTGGAGACTCTGAGGAAATGTTTCTCCTCCAGGATGGAGTTTGGTACGGCGGGACTGAGAGCAGCCATGGGCCCCGGCATTTCCTGCATGAACGACCTCACCATCATCCAGACCACGCAG GGTTTCTGTCGCTACCTGGAACAGAGTTTGGGAAATCTCAAAGAGCGAGGGGTGGTGATCGGGTACGATGCACGGGCCCACCCTCCCAGCGGAGGCAGCAGCAAGCGTTTCGCCAGCCTGGCTGCAGCAGTTTTCATCAGCCGAGGGGTGCCAGTGCACCTCTTCTCTGACATCACCCCTACACCCTTCGTG CCTTTCACCGTTTCTCACCTGGGTCTGTGTGCTGGTATTATGGTCACTGCATCACACAACCCCAAACAAGACAATGGATACAAG GTGTACTGGGAAAATGGAGCCCAGATTGTGTCTCCTCATGACAAAGGTATCGCAAAAGCCATTGAGGAGAACCTGGAGCCTTGGCCCGAGTCCTGGGACACTGAGAAGGCCCTGAAAAGCCCCTTGCTCAAAGACCCGTACCAGGACATCCACACAGAATACTTCAAAGCCATCCAGAAACTCTGCCACCACAG GGATATAAACAAAAGCTCAGAGGTGAAAATAGTGCACACATCTGTGCATGGCGTTGGTCACACTTTTGTCCAGTCAGCTTTCAAGGCTTTTGACCTTCACCCTCCCCACGCGGTGGAGGAACAGAAGGATCCAGACCCTGAATTTCCCACCGTCAAATACCCTAATCCTGAGGAGGGAGAGGGAGTGCTG acGTTGTCTTTTGCTCTTGCAGAAAGGGAAGGGGCCACTGTGGTGTTGGCAAATGACCCTGATGCTGATCGGCTGGCTGTTGCTGAGAAGCAGGAGAG TGGACGGTGGCGAGTGTTCAGTGGCAACGAGTTGGGAGCGTTACTTGGCTGGTGGTTATTCTCCAGCTGGAAACAGGACAACCCTGACGTTGCAGCCGTAAAAAACATCTACATGCTGTCCAGCACCGTCTCTTCCAAAATACTGCGAGCCATTGCTTTGAAGGAGGGCTTCCACTTCGAG gaaacacTAACAGGATTCAAGTGGATGGGGAACAGAGCCAGAGACCTCCTGGACCAGGGGAAGACTGTTCTGTTTGCTTTTGAGGAGGCCATAG GATATATGTGCTGTGACTCTGTTTTGGACAAGGATGGCGTCAGTGCCGCAGCCATAGCAGGAGAGATGGTCTCCTATATagccacaaaaaacaaaagcctgTCTCAACAGCTTACTTCCATCTATGGAGA GTATGGCTACCACATCAGCAAGAACTCCTACTTCATCTGCCACGATCAGGTCGTGATCCGCAGTCTGTTTGAGCGTCTGCGCAGCCGTGGTGGCAAAAAAGACTCTTATCCCACTGAATGTGGTCGCTTCTCCATCAGCGGCGTTCGAGACCTGACCACCGGCTATGACGACAGCCAACCTGGCAACAAAGCT GTTCTTCCCACCTCCAGTTCCAGTCAAATGATCACCTTTACCTTCTCCAATGGGGGTGTAGCAACGATGAGAACCAGCGGTACTGAACCAAAAATCAAATACTACACCGAGCTCTGTGCTGCTCCCGGAAACAG TGATGTGACACACCTGAAGAAGGAACTGGATGACTTGGTTGACGCCATCATTGAAAACTTCTTCGAGCCGGAGAAGAATAAGCTGCAGCCCAAGCCCGAGTAG